A segment of the Patescibacteria group bacterium genome:
AGTCACTCCTGTGCGTTTTACATCTTGCAAGATTGCAGTTTCGATAGGTGATGCGCCTCGAAGCTTTGGAAGGAGAGAACCATGAATATTTAAAATGCCATGCTTCGGGCTATCAATTACTTCTTGCGGAATTATTTTTCCATACGCGACTACTACACCAATATCAAAATTGCCATTTTTATATGCATCGAGAAACGCAGGGTCTTTTAATTTTTCTGGCTGGAGAACTGGTACAGAATGTAATTCCGCCCATACTTTTACTGGAGGCGGAGTAATAACCAAATCTCTACCTGCTGGTTTATCAGGCATAGTAACAATGAGGTCGGGAGTCATTCCTGATGCATGCATTTCTTCTAATACCATCACTGCATATCGAGGTGTGCCAAAAAAAACTATTTTAGGTTTATTGTTCATCTGATTGGTGTGTTTGAGGTGGCTGATCTTCTATATCTTCTGCTTTGTCTATAAAAAGAATTCCATCAAGATGATCTATTTCATGTTGAAAGATTTGTGCTAAAAGGCCTGCTGCTCCGCGTTCAAATTTTTCACCTTTCTCATTGTAGTATTCAATAGTTGCTTGAATCGATCGTTGTACATTTCCATACAGCCATCGCACTGAAAGGCATCCTTCAGCCATTTTCTTTTTTCGCTTTGAGAGCTTGAGAATTTTTGGATTGATGCATACTAGATCAACGGGAATATGGGTGTCTGGTTCTATATCTGGATAATTGGGAACAAATACTTTTCCTGATACGAGAAAAATACGCACAGGTTCACCGATTTGAGGTGCTGCAATAGCGACTGCATCATCTTCGCCATGCATGGCAATCTGCATGCGTTTAATAACATCTTTAATTTTTGGAGATATGATTTCTGAGACCGGTACATCTTGAGCTATGCCACGAAGTACAGGATCTCCTTTTTGAACAATGGGTACCATAGACATGACTATATTATAGAAGACTCTCCGGATCAACATTTACAGAAATATGAGGTGGAAGAGAGAGAAGCCGCTCAAGTAAGTCTTTATTGACCCATGTGCCTTGATCAAGCTTGAGAAGTGCGTGCATTACGGTCTTTTTGTTTACGGTTTCAATAAATGCAGGGAATACAAGTGGATTGTAATCTTCCAAAAGCTTTTCTACAAAGTCCATATCACTCGTTACTTGTTCCCGGGTTCCTTTAATGGTGATTTTTATGAGATTACTAAATGGTGGGTAGCTAAGCTTTTTTCGCTCTTCGATTTCTTCACGATAAAAATCCATAAGATTGCCCTTTGTGGCATAATCAAAAATACGCTGGTTGCGTGATCGAGTCTGCACTACATAAATCTTTTGAGTAATAGATCTAATCTTCAAAAGAATATTCATGATTTTTTCGTTGATACGAAAATCAGGAATAGAGAAAAGGGAATCTATAGCTGCAACACCAGAGTTTTCTACTGGTTTCTCAAGATAGGTAAGGGCCATTTCAGTACCAATCAAAATACTGCCAGGTGAGTTGTAAAATTCATTAACCACAGCCAATGCTTGCTTGTGCGTAGTAATGCTATCTTTATCCATTCTAAAAATCTTCATGTCAGGGAACATGTTTTGAATAGTATTTTCAATAAGCTCGATGCCAATACCTAGAGTTGTGAGTTTCCAACTATCACAGTTTTTACATCGTTCTTCTGCACTTCTTCGTTCACCACATCGATGACATAAGAAAAAGTTTTCTTCACCACGATGAAGAACTACAGGCGCAGTACACTTAGTACACAAAACAGTAGTTCCACAATCACCACACACAGTCATGGGAGCTAGGCCTCGACGTGCAGCAAACAAAAACAAATTCTCATTATGATCTTTGCTTTGCTGGATCAATGCATCAAGCTCTTCGCCAATAATTCGAAAATCTGGGCGATCGAGTGTCTTGTATCGCTTCATATCTACAACAACTTCTTTTGATGTAGAAATAGATCTAAATTTAAGGGGAGCAAGCTCGGCAAGATCACCTTGCTTTGTTCGCCATAATGTTTCAACACGCAATAGATGATCTCCAAAGATAAGTTTGGCACCAATCCGAAGTGCTAAGAATTCTGCAAATCTTCGTGTGTCTACATACGGACGTATTTGAGCTTTGTATCCGTTTGAACTTTCTCGTTCCAAAATAATAGTACCAATATCAGTCCGAGGAATTCCAAGAAATGATCCTGTTGTAATAATTAAAACTGGGTGTGGTTCTTCTATAATCTTATTCCAAGTATTTAAGATCTCTTTTTTAGAAAGTGAAGAGTTTAGAACATAGGTATATTGCTCGATACCTTTTGGAAGGGTACTAAAGATGCGCTTTGTATCTTGAATAGTGGGCAAACAAAACAGCACCGACTTTTTCTTAGCAAATTGCTCGCGGATCAAACTTTTGTAGTGAGCCAATCGTTCTTCTTCATCTGCTTGAATAGTATAAGGTTCGTGTCGTTCGTTTTGATCAGGTACACTATCGGGAATATCTTTTTGTGGGACAACTTTTTCTGCTTGTTCCAAAATTACTTTTGGTGTGACAAGTGCAAGCACACTACCTGTAGATCCTGCAAAATATTCTGCAGCATCTTGAGCTGCTTTTATAAAGCCTGGGAGGAAGAGGGGAAGGACATTGAGCTTACCAATCTTTTTAAGTGTATAGGTAGAATTTTTTAAATCAGTTTTTGCTTCAGCTGCTGATTTCATGCCAATAACAAGAGCTGGTACTTCACGGCTTCGTATAGGCACTTTTACTATTGAGCCCGGTTTGATTTCAGACGTAGTGAAGTAGGAGAGCATTTCTGCGCCTATGCCGCGCGCTATGGGAACTACGTTTACGATGTACATATATTAAGCGTATTTTAGCTTAAATACGTAAGAAATAATAATTGATCTTATGTGGGTTTTATTTTGTAATTAAAACTCTCTTAAGATAGAAATCTTTGCTCCTATAGAATTGAGTCTGGTAACAATATCTTCATACCCTCTATTGATCGAGTAAATGTTTCGGAGGATAGAAGTACCAGGAGCTGCTAGCATTCCAATCAAGAGAATTGCAGCTGGGCGGAGCGCTGGAGGGCAAATTACTTCTGCAGGCTTTAGCTTTGTAGGACCAGTGATATAGAGTCGGTGTGGGTCTACAAGATTTGTATTTGCTCCGAGTTTATCTATGTCTTTTGTATAAATAGCACGTTTTTCATATGGCCAGTCGTGAAGAAGAGTAGTTCCTTTGGCTTGTGAGGCAATGATTGCAAAGAAGGGAAGATTGTCCATGTTGAGTCCTGGAAACGGACGGCATTCAATTTTTTCTTCAAGAGCAGTAAGCTTTGATGGTGATGTTTTAATATCTACTAAATTAGTATAGCCGTTGAGAGCTTTGTATTTTTTTGAAAGCTTGTACTTGAATCCCATCTTCTCCAATTTGAGAAGTTCTAATTCTAGAAAATCTATTGGGGCTCGTTTAATAGTGAGAGAAGAGTTTGTAACGATAGCAGTAGCTAGGAAAAACATTGCGTCGATAGGATCTTCTGAAAGGTAGTAGGTAACAGGTTTGTCGATCTTTTCGATACCATGAATGGTAAGAGTTGTTGTTCCAATTCCTTCGATCTTAACGCCACAGGCTTCTAAGAAGTAACACACTTCCTGCACCATGTAATTTGCAGATGCAAATTTAATAACAGATGTACCAGGAATAAGTGCAGCGGCAATAACAGCATTTTCAGTTACGGTATCTCCAGATTCATAGAGCACCATTTCAACAGGCTTAAGCACAGGTGCTTTTACAAGATAATGATTTTCTTTTGCTTCGATTTCAACTCCATAATTTTCTAAAGCATAGAGATGTGGTTTTACTGTACGTGAACCAAGCTTACATCCTCCAGGCTGAGGGAGATTAAACTTCTTAAATTGGTGAATAAGTGAACCAATGAGCATCACAATAGAACGAGTCTTTTCAGCTGCCACTTTATCCATGTTCTTAAGATCAATCTTTTCTGGTGGTTTGATTTCAAGATCGTTTCCATTCCATTTAATAGATACTCCAATAGACTCAAATACTTCTATCATACGCTGCACTTCTTCGATCTTAGGAACGTTCTTAAGAGTGGTTTTGTTTTTATTTAAAAGGGAAGCGGCAAGGATACCCATGGCTCCGTTCTTTGAAGTCTTTGTAATAATTTCACCTGAAAGCTTGTGACCTCCTTCAATTTTTACGTTCAATGCACCCTTAGATACATGGACGATATCACGATTGAGCGCATCGCTAATCTTAGCCAACATTTCGGTAGATAGGTTTTGTTCACCTCGTTCGATGCGCGCGATAGCACTTTGAGTAGTCCCTAATTTTTGAGCAAATTCATGTTGGGTAATAGACCGTTCTTGTCGCAATGCAGAAATAAGTTTTCCAATTTGTAAAAGGTTCTTATCAGCAGATGTGGGTTCGGTAGCTACTGTCTGATTTTGGGTTTCTTCAGCCATGAATTTGTGGTTAGTTCTAATGCTCAACATTATAGCATATATGCTATATGGCGCAAATATACCGATTTCCATAACTATAGTATTCTGTATACATATGCCACCTATGAAATTTGAAGGAGCTTCGTATGATGATGAAGGGAACAAACAAGAAGATACTTCTAAAGACAAGAAAATTGAACCAGGAGAGTATCCCATGTCTACATTTGAAGAAGTAACAGATGTTATGGTTCATAGATGCAGTCCTATAATATTACAGACTCGACATATTCATCCAAACATAATAGTAGAACAGATAAAACTCGCTGGAACCTATTCTACAAAACAAATTGTCGAGATACTTAACAATTCAACGTCATTAGATTGGAATATGAAACCAGGTTTTTATAAAGCCTTGGCGTTAGAAATTGCCGAAAGAGTAAGAAGAAATAAGCTTAGATAAGTTTGATTTGTAAATTCATCAGAAATCTATATTATTGACCTATGTCTATGTTTTCTAAAAAGCTCGGGATTGATTTAGGTACCGCAAATACATTGGTGTTTTTACCGGGTAAAGGGATTGTGTTAAATGAACCATCAGTAGTTGCTATTTCTGAGCAAGATAATCGGATTTTGGCAGTAGGAGCCGATGCAAAACAAATGATTGGCCGAACTCCAGACAATATTATTGCGTATCGACCAATGAAAGACGGTGTTATTGCTGATTACCGAGTTACTGAAGCAATGCTTAGATACTATATTAATAAAGCATTAGGTAAGTGGAGTTTTTTTAAGCCTGAAGTAATGGTTTCAGTGCCAGCCGGAGTTACATCTACAGAACGACGCGCTGTTATTGAAGCTGCAATTAAGGCTGGAGCAAAAAATGCTTATGTAGTGAAAGAGCCTATTCTTGCTGCTATCGGAGCTGGTATTTCTATTCAAGAACCTGTAGGTCGCATGATTGTTGATATTGGAGGAGGTACAACAGACGTTGCTGTGATATCTCTTGGTGGTATTGTGTCGTGTACATCAGTCAAAGTTGCTGGAAATAAAGTGGATACTGCAATCATAGACTATATAAAGAAGACATTTAACCTTTCTATTGGAGATAAAACCGCTGAGGATATCAAAATTCAGATTGGATCGGCTATTCCGCTTGAAGAGGAACTCTCAATGACTATCAAGGGGCGTGATTTTGTAACTGGCCTTCCACGATCTGTTGAAATTAAAACTAATGAAATCGTAAAGTGTTTGGCAAAAGAACTTCGGGAGATGATTAATGCTATTAAGACTGTATTGCAGGATACTCCACCAGAACTTGCTTCAGATATTATTGACCAGGGAATTATTATGACGGGTGGATCATCACAATTGAGAAATCTCCCAGAACTTGTATTCCGAAGAACTGGTGTTAAAGCCACTCTTGCTGACGATGCACTCTTTTGTGTTGCAAAAGGAACTGGTATTGCACTCGAACATCTTGATACTTACAAGAAGAGTATTATATCTAAGCGATAAATGTTCCAGCTACCGCTTTCACATGCATATATAGTAGAAGGTAATGCTGAGGAGATTCGTCCAAGTCTTTTTGAGTTTCTTGAAAACACTCTCAAATTTCCAATAGCAGGTAATCCTGACTTTTGGCATGAGATTCATGAATCACTAACTATTGATGCTGCGCGTGCATTGCGAGAGACCCAGTCTAAGAAGGCCATCGGTGGAGATCGAAAAATATTCATTATCGAGGCAAGAGGCATGAGCATTGAAGCTCAAAATGCGTTGTTAAAGGCATTTGAAGAACCAACACCAGGTACTCACTTCTTTTTAATACTTCCGTCTATAGAAGTTGTATTACCGACTCTTCGTTCACGAGTTCAAATAATTTCTGGACAAAATTCGTATGAGAATGCAAAGCAGCTTGCGCAAGAGTATAAAAAACTTTCTGTAGGTGACCGAATGAAAAAAGCTGCCGCTATTGCTGAAGAAAAAGATAAAGCTCTTGCTATGCAGATTGTGGATGGACTTATGTATGTAATGAGAGATTCACAGAAGCCATTTGTGATGCAAGAGCTATTACAATGTAGATCATATCTTAATGATAGATCACCATCAATAAAGATGATTCTCGAGCATATAGCTTTAATTATATAAAAAGTAGAATAAGTTTAAGAATCTGATACAATACACACACTATGAATTACGATTTTTCACCGCTTAAAAAGAAATTAAAAGATGTAGAAGAATGGCTTAAGAAAGAGCAGTCACAGATTCGCACAGGGCGAGCTTCTTCTTCAATTCTTGATAATGTACGCGTAGATGCATATGGAACTCCCACTCCATTAAATCAACTTGGCTCAGTATCAAATGAAGATCCGAGAACACTTAGAGTTTCATTGTGGGATACAAGCCAGATTAGAGACGCTGAAAAGGCAATTGTTGCAGCAAATCTTGGGGTAGCTGTAGCAGTGGATGATAAAGGAATCCGTGTTTCATTTCCTGAACTTACT
Coding sequences within it:
- a CDS encoding UDP-N-acetylglucosamine 1-carboxyvinyltransferase, which codes for MAEETQNQTVATEPTSADKNLLQIGKLISALRQERSITQHEFAQKLGTTQSAIARIERGEQNLSTEMLAKISDALNRDIVHVSKGALNVKIEGGHKLSGEIITKTSKNGAMGILAASLLNKNKTTLKNVPKIEEVQRMIEVFESIGVSIKWNGNDLEIKPPEKIDLKNMDKVAAEKTRSIVMLIGSLIHQFKKFNLPQPGGCKLGSRTVKPHLYALENYGVEIEAKENHYLVKAPVLKPVEMVLYESGDTVTENAVIAAALIPGTSVIKFASANYMVQEVCYFLEACGVKIEGIGTTTLTIHGIEKIDKPVTYYLSEDPIDAMFFLATAIVTNSSLTIKRAPIDFLELELLKLEKMGFKYKLSKKYKALNGYTNLVDIKTSPSKLTALEEKIECRPFPGLNMDNLPFFAIIASQAKGTTLLHDWPYEKRAIYTKDIDKLGANTNLVDPHRLYITGPTKLKPAEVICPPALRPAAILLIGMLAAPGTSILRNIYSINRGYEDIVTRLNSIGAKISILREF
- the def gene encoding peptide deformylase: MSMVPIVQKGDPVLRGIAQDVPVSEIISPKIKDVIKRMQIAMHGEDDAVAIAAPQIGEPVRIFLVSGKVFVPNYPDIEPDTHIPVDLVCINPKILKLSKRKKKMAEGCLSVRWLYGNVQRSIQATIEYYNEKGEKFERGAAGLLAQIFQHEIDHLDGILFIDKAEDIEDQPPQTHQSDEQ
- a CDS encoding rod shape-determining protein, with product MFSKKLGIDLGTANTLVFLPGKGIVLNEPSVVAISEQDNRILAVGADAKQMIGRTPDNIIAYRPMKDGVIADYRVTEAMLRYYINKALGKWSFFKPEVMVSVPAGVTSTERRAVIEAAIKAGAKNAYVVKEPILAAIGAGISIQEPVGRMIVDIGGGTTDVAVISLGGIVSCTSVKVAGNKVDTAIIDYIKKTFNLSIGDKTAEDIKIQIGSAIPLEEELSMTIKGRDFVTGLPRSVEIKTNEIVKCLAKELREMINAIKTVLQDTPPELASDIIDQGIIMTGGSSQLRNLPELVFRRTGVKATLADDALFCVAKGTGIALEHLDTYKKSIISKR
- the priA gene encoding primosomal protein N'; its protein translation is MYIVNVVPIARGIGAEMLSYFTTSEIKPGSIVKVPIRSREVPALVIGMKSAAEAKTDLKNSTYTLKKIGKLNVLPLFLPGFIKAAQDAAEYFAGSTGSVLALVTPKVILEQAEKVVPQKDIPDSVPDQNERHEPYTIQADEEERLAHYKSLIREQFAKKKSVLFCLPTIQDTKRIFSTLPKGIEQYTYVLNSSLSKKEILNTWNKIIEEPHPVLIITTGSFLGIPRTDIGTIILERESSNGYKAQIRPYVDTRRFAEFLALRIGAKLIFGDHLLRVETLWRTKQGDLAELAPLKFRSISTSKEVVVDMKRYKTLDRPDFRIIGEELDALIQQSKDHNENLFLFAARRGLAPMTVCGDCGTTVLCTKCTAPVVLHRGEENFFLCHRCGERRSAEERCKNCDSWKLTTLGIGIELIENTIQNMFPDMKIFRMDKDSITTHKQALAVVNEFYNSPGSILIGTEMALTYLEKPVENSGVAAIDSLFSIPDFRINEKIMNILLKIRSITQKIYVVQTRSRNQRIFDYATKGNLMDFYREEIEERKKLSYPPFSNLIKITIKGTREQVTSDMDFVEKLLEDYNPLVFPAFIETVNKKTVMHALLKLDQGTWVNKDLLERLLSLPPHISVNVDPESLL
- the frr gene encoding ribosome recycling factor, whose product is MNYDFSPLKKKLKDVEEWLKKEQSQIRTGRASSSILDNVRVDAYGTPTPLNQLGSVSNEDPRTLRVSLWDTSQIRDAEKAIVAANLGVAVAVDDKGIRVSFPELTGERRLAVVKTAKEKAEQAKVSIRKVRDEIWNDIQAKEKEGGMGEDEKFRFKDTMEKAIQEANKLVDELHARKEKEIIS